In one window of Arthrobacter pascens DNA:
- a CDS encoding L-aspartate oxidase: MTRNQVGRHLEGRRLVVVGSGIAGLYAALLASDAGVDAVLLTKGALSESNTFYAQGGISAVLDHPAPGDTVAAHIADTLKAGAGHCNEEAVRVLCTEARHDIAGLRRYGVHFDIDHDGVPSLGLEAAHSAPRILHAGGDATGAGVANALIRAVLAKQADGSIRLIGDARATALVLSGGSVTGVEFLRGGRSDSVAGDAVLLATGGAGQLFAQTTNPAVATADGLALAWRAGAAVADLEFFQFHPTCLVPLGGPAGQAAERDPLLISEAVRGEGAVLLDARGRRFMPEYHPDAELAPRDVVSRSIALHLAKLADPNGHVYLDARLVEAAKGPGFLETRFPTLSRRTRQAGYDWTRDLVPVAPAAHYWMGGVVTDLHARTSVPGLLAAGEVACTGVQGANRLASNSLLEGLVFGRRAVEGFLTDGSLWGSPDGTPPRASSAAGGLPLTHASGAPSGDDGELGWSATTDAPTGGETRFSLAPNSLEQFSRDALRRLMTAKAGVLRNGVLLREAEAALEAWAAVVLPENVPDTDNARAHEDVNLLLAAQLLVRAALERRESLGAHYRSDSLADAEAGHDDLEETYRMRPKASLVHD; this comes from the coding sequence ATGACCCGGAACCAGGTAGGGCGGCACCTGGAGGGCAGGCGCCTCGTCGTCGTCGGCAGCGGCATCGCAGGGCTGTATGCCGCGCTCCTGGCATCCGACGCTGGCGTTGATGCGGTGCTGCTGACCAAGGGTGCCCTGTCCGAGAGCAACACCTTCTACGCCCAGGGCGGCATTTCCGCGGTCCTGGACCATCCGGCACCCGGAGACACCGTGGCGGCCCACATCGCCGACACCCTCAAGGCAGGGGCCGGCCACTGCAATGAGGAAGCCGTACGTGTTCTCTGCACGGAAGCGCGCCACGACATCGCCGGGCTCCGGCGCTACGGCGTTCATTTCGATATAGACCACGACGGCGTCCCCTCCCTGGGACTCGAGGCAGCCCATTCGGCCCCGCGCATCCTGCACGCCGGCGGCGACGCCACCGGTGCCGGAGTGGCAAATGCGCTGATCCGCGCCGTACTGGCAAAGCAGGCGGATGGAAGCATCCGGCTGATCGGGGATGCCCGGGCCACAGCCCTGGTCCTGTCCGGGGGAAGCGTGACAGGTGTCGAGTTCCTGCGTGGCGGCCGGAGCGACAGCGTGGCCGGCGACGCCGTGCTGCTGGCCACCGGCGGTGCCGGGCAGCTCTTTGCCCAGACCACCAACCCCGCCGTGGCTACGGCAGACGGGCTCGCCCTCGCCTGGCGTGCCGGGGCAGCCGTGGCCGACCTGGAATTCTTCCAGTTCCATCCCACCTGCCTCGTCCCCCTCGGAGGGCCGGCAGGCCAGGCGGCGGAACGCGATCCGCTCCTCATCTCCGAGGCAGTGCGCGGTGAAGGTGCTGTGCTGCTCGATGCCCGCGGCCGGCGCTTCATGCCCGAATACCATCCGGACGCCGAGCTCGCCCCCCGCGACGTGGTATCGCGCAGCATCGCCCTCCACCTCGCCAAACTGGCAGACCCCAACGGCCACGTGTACCTCGATGCACGGTTGGTCGAGGCCGCGAAAGGCCCGGGATTCCTCGAAACGCGCTTCCCCACACTTAGCCGGCGCACCCGCCAAGCAGGGTACGACTGGACCCGCGACCTGGTGCCCGTTGCTCCTGCCGCCCACTACTGGATGGGCGGCGTTGTCACCGACCTCCACGCGCGGACCAGCGTGCCCGGACTCCTCGCTGCCGGCGAAGTTGCCTGCACCGGGGTTCAGGGCGCCAACCGGCTCGCGAGCAATTCGCTCCTCGAAGGTCTCGTCTTCGGCCGGCGCGCCGTTGAGGGGTTCCTTACTGACGGGTCCCTTTGGGGGTCGCCTGACGGCACTCCTCCGCGTGCTAGCTCGGCCGCTGGCGGCCTCCCTTTGACGCACGCTTCCGGAGCACCGTCAGGCGACGATGGCGAGCTCGGCTGGAGTGCCACCACAGACGCGCCGACCGGGGGAGAGACCCGGTTCTCGTTGGCTCCGAATTCGCTGGAGCAATTCTCACGGGATGCGCTGCGCAGGTTGATGACTGCTAAGGCCGGGGTTTTGCGGAATGGGGTGCTTTTGCGGGAGGCGGAGGCTGCACTGGAGGCGTGGGCCGCCGTCGTCCTTCCTGAAAATGTTCCCGACACGGACAACGCCAGGGCACACGAGGACGTGAACCTGCTGCTGGCCGCGCAGCTGCTGGTCCGCGCCGCGCTGGAGCGCCGGGAATCCCTGGGCGCCCACTACCGAAGTGACAGCCTTGCCGATGCCGAAGCGGGCCACGACGACCTTGAAGAGACCTACCGTATGCGCCCGAAAGCGAGCCTCGTTCATGACTAA
- a CDS encoding serine hydrolase, producing MHDQSQRRLRLRRVLAGLVAAVLAGTVYAMVQAPPSRTAPPPPSTAALSAASPAPAAPAPPSAAPAAASAAPAAAPAPSSAGSAGAPAQAANSAIGGQLGATVAGIISANSQYQVGVALIDLGNGALNRYGVEEPFEAASTAKILTAAAYYHLVETGTVSLDDPLGNYTAGYQIKEMVQDSDNDSWSLLMDAVGHPRLSSYASSIGVSYDPEINTLSTADMAHILAQLYTGKLLDPADTAQLLSYMQNTNDEDLIPAAVPADVTVYHKYGLLDDELHDAAILTKGGASYVLVIYTKGQDLSDDPQRTAVIHDITSAVTAALF from the coding sequence ATGCACGATCAATCCCAACGCCGCCTCCGTCTCCGGAGAGTCCTGGCCGGACTTGTTGCGGCGGTCCTGGCGGGTACCGTTTACGCCATGGTCCAGGCCCCGCCGTCGCGGACGGCGCCCCCGCCGCCGTCCACGGCGGCCCTGTCCGCTGCCTCGCCGGCACCGGCGGCTCCTGCCCCGCCCAGCGCGGCTCCCGCCGCTGCCAGCGCGGCCCCTGCCGCGGCTCCGGCGCCGTCGTCGGCCGGCTCAGCCGGCGCCCCTGCCCAGGCGGCTAATTCGGCAATCGGAGGTCAGCTTGGTGCCACGGTTGCCGGCATCATCAGCGCCAACAGCCAGTACCAGGTGGGGGTGGCCCTCATTGACCTGGGCAATGGCGCCCTCAACCGGTACGGAGTCGAGGAACCATTCGAGGCAGCCAGTACGGCAAAGATCCTGACAGCTGCTGCCTACTACCACCTGGTGGAGACAGGCACAGTGTCCCTCGACGACCCGCTGGGCAACTATACGGCGGGCTACCAGATCAAGGAGATGGTCCAGGACAGCGATAACGATTCATGGAGCCTGCTCATGGATGCGGTAGGCCATCCCCGCCTCAGTTCCTACGCTTCATCAATCGGCGTGTCCTATGACCCGGAGATTAACACCCTCTCCACGGCAGACATGGCCCACATCCTGGCACAGCTGTACACGGGAAAGCTCCTGGACCCGGCAGACACCGCGCAGCTGCTGTCCTACATGCAGAACACCAACGACGAGGACCTTATCCCCGCCGCCGTCCCGGCCGACGTGACGGTCTACCACAAATACGGCCTGCTCGACGACGAACTGCACGACGCCGCCATCCTCACCAAAGGAGGCGCCAGCTATGTGCTGGTGATCTACACCAAGGGCCAGGACCTGAGCGATGATCCCCAACGGACTGCCGTGATCCACGACATCACCAGCGCCGTCACAGCAGCCCTGTTCTGA
- the nadA gene encoding quinolinate synthase NadA yields the protein MSSVNTAIQLITREQAEKGAQAAGTRAGSTCSPALAKGPWDYDLAEALAGVPAYGPGASSADVAPAATPRQGQLPEEYKLASDAELDVRIRTAKAVLGDRAVILGHFYQRDEVIKYADFVGDSFQLANAALTKPDAEAIIFCGVHFMAETADILSTPEQAVILPNLAAGCSMADMADTDSVEECWEQLEEIFGTEPDADGRVPVIPVTYMNSSAALKAFCGEHGGIVCTSSNAKTVLEWAFERGQRVLFFPDQHLGRNTAKAMGVPLEQMPMWNPRKELGGNAEQDLVDSRVILWHGFCSVHKRFNVAQIDKARADFPGVQVIVHPECPMEVVDAADSAGSTDFIKKAIAAATEPTTFAIGTEINMVNRLAAEYPQHTIFCLDPVICPCSTMYRIHPGYLAWVLEELVAGRIVNRITVADAVQANARTALERMLAARPS from the coding sequence ATGAGCAGCGTCAACACAGCAATCCAGCTGATCACGCGCGAGCAGGCCGAAAAGGGCGCCCAGGCCGCAGGCACCAGGGCGGGCAGCACCTGCAGCCCGGCACTGGCCAAGGGCCCGTGGGATTACGACCTGGCCGAGGCACTCGCGGGCGTACCTGCCTACGGCCCGGGGGCGTCCAGTGCGGACGTAGCCCCGGCCGCCACACCCCGTCAGGGCCAGTTGCCGGAAGAATACAAGCTGGCCAGCGACGCCGAACTGGATGTGCGGATCCGCACAGCGAAAGCCGTCCTGGGTGACCGTGCCGTGATCCTTGGGCATTTCTATCAGCGCGATGAAGTGATCAAGTACGCCGACTTTGTGGGCGACTCGTTCCAGCTTGCCAATGCAGCGCTCACCAAACCCGACGCTGAAGCCATCATTTTCTGCGGCGTGCACTTCATGGCCGAAACAGCTGACATCCTCTCGACGCCGGAGCAGGCGGTCATCCTGCCCAACCTGGCAGCAGGCTGCTCCATGGCCGACATGGCAGACACCGACTCGGTGGAGGAGTGCTGGGAACAGCTGGAGGAAATCTTCGGGACAGAGCCCGACGCCGACGGCCGGGTCCCGGTGATTCCCGTCACCTACATGAATTCCTCCGCAGCCCTGAAGGCTTTCTGCGGCGAACACGGAGGCATCGTCTGCACCTCCTCGAACGCCAAAACCGTCCTGGAATGGGCATTTGAGCGCGGGCAGCGTGTCCTGTTCTTCCCGGACCAGCACCTGGGCCGCAACACCGCCAAGGCCATGGGCGTGCCGCTGGAACAGATGCCCATGTGGAACCCGCGGAAAGAACTGGGAGGCAATGCCGAACAGGACCTGGTCGATTCACGCGTGATCCTCTGGCACGGCTTCTGCTCGGTGCACAAGCGCTTCAACGTGGCCCAGATCGACAAAGCCCGCGCCGACTTCCCCGGAGTCCAGGTCATCGTCCACCCGGAGTGCCCCATGGAAGTGGTGGACGCCGCGGATTCCGCCGGATCGACCGACTTCATCAAGAAGGCCATCGCCGCCGCAACCGAGCCCACCACCTTCGCCATCGGCACGGAAATCAACATGGTGAACCGGCTGGCGGCCGAATACCCCCAGCACACCATCTTCTGCCTGGACCCTGTCATCTGCCCCTGCTCCACGATGTACAGGATCCACCCGGGCTACCTTGCCTGGGTCCTCGAAGAACTGGTCGCAGGCCGCATCGTCAACCGGATCACCGTCGCGGACGCCGTGCAGGCGAACGCCAGGACAGCACTCGAGCGCATGCTCGCCGCCAGGCCGTCATGA
- a CDS encoding alpha/beta fold hydrolase — MSGRHTGGQHSHTVEGTDPQLYVEVHDPESDIGFRPVLLLHGFSSSSKLNWEDTGWLAALLDAGRRVITVDLPGHGRSGAPEDRDSYSPSRIRADLLQIAFDAGVRPVQEGDPSSGLDIVGYSLGSRLGWEFGATQPEIVHRLVLGGPNIADPLAAFDLVAAQNYLADGTPIADESTAGLLKMAMLLPSNNIFALLSLIEAIKAEPYDPAEAVPHMPMLLVAGENDDRAATMPQLAELGIKAGSMAEQLVLPGRNHTNAITSRLFKQGAINFLAV; from the coding sequence ATGAGCGGCAGGCACACCGGCGGGCAGCATTCCCATACCGTGGAGGGAACCGATCCGCAGCTGTATGTGGAAGTACACGATCCGGAGTCTGACATCGGCTTCAGGCCAGTCCTGCTGCTTCACGGATTCTCGTCGTCCAGCAAACTCAACTGGGAGGACACCGGCTGGCTGGCCGCCCTGCTTGACGCCGGCCGCCGGGTCATCACTGTCGATCTGCCCGGCCATGGCCGCAGCGGCGCCCCGGAGGACCGGGATTCCTACTCCCCCAGCCGGATCCGCGCGGACCTTCTCCAAATAGCGTTCGACGCCGGCGTGCGGCCTGTGCAGGAAGGTGATCCTTCCAGCGGGCTCGATATTGTCGGGTACTCCCTGGGTTCCCGGCTCGGCTGGGAGTTCGGGGCGACCCAGCCCGAGATTGTGCACAGGCTGGTCCTTGGCGGCCCGAACATTGCGGATCCGCTCGCCGCTTTCGACCTGGTGGCGGCGCAGAATTACCTCGCCGACGGGACGCCCATTGCGGACGAATCCACCGCCGGCCTGCTCAAGATGGCCATGCTGCTGCCGAGCAACAATATCTTCGCCCTGCTTTCCCTCATCGAGGCCATCAAGGCCGAGCCGTACGATCCCGCGGAAGCTGTCCCGCACATGCCCATGCTCCTCGTGGCGGGGGAAAATGATGACCGTGCCGCCACCATGCCGCAGCTTGCCGAGCTGGGCATCAAGGCAGGGTCAATGGCTGAACAGCTGGTGCTGCCCGGCCGCAACCACACCAACGCCATCACCAGCAGGCTTTTCAAGCAGGGTGCCATCAACTTCCTCGCCGTCTGA
- the nadC gene encoding carboxylating nicotinate-nucleotide diphosphorylase, with protein MTKATEATRIGLSLPSAPVREILERAYAEDAPAGDITSQLLIPAEARATAVLNARVPGVFSGATVFRDAMLLIDPDTEVELLLADGEAFDAGTRLARVTGRARSVLLAERVALNLVQRMSAIATKTAEFVKLTEGTSARITDTRKTTPGLRVLERFAVRCGGGANHRYSLSDAVLAKDNHLAVMTGGDPARLTDLLAAAKAQLGHTTHFEVEVDSMEQIEPVLAAGVDTIMLDNFTLDELKAGVAQVGGRARVEASGNVNLQTVSGIAATGVDVISVGGLTHSVAALDLGLDVELTVD; from the coding sequence ATGACTAAAGCCACTGAAGCCACCAGGATTGGGCTGTCCCTCCCGTCGGCGCCCGTCCGGGAGATCCTGGAACGGGCATACGCCGAGGACGCCCCCGCCGGCGACATCACGTCCCAGCTGCTGATTCCGGCCGAAGCCCGGGCCACGGCTGTGCTGAACGCCCGCGTTCCCGGTGTCTTCAGCGGCGCAACCGTCTTCCGCGACGCCATGCTGCTCATCGATCCGGACACGGAAGTGGAACTGCTGCTGGCAGACGGTGAGGCGTTCGACGCCGGCACCCGCCTTGCGCGGGTAACGGGCAGAGCGCGCTCGGTGCTGCTGGCGGAACGCGTCGCACTGAACCTGGTGCAGCGGATGTCTGCGATCGCCACGAAAACCGCGGAATTCGTCAAGCTGACCGAGGGCACTTCCGCGCGGATCACGGACACACGCAAGACGACGCCCGGCCTGCGCGTCCTGGAACGGTTCGCGGTCCGATGCGGTGGCGGGGCCAACCATCGGTACAGCCTGTCCGACGCCGTCCTGGCCAAAGACAACCACCTCGCCGTCATGACCGGCGGGGATCCCGCCCGGCTCACGGACCTGCTGGCGGCGGCGAAAGCGCAGCTGGGCCACACCACCCACTTCGAAGTGGAGGTGGACAGCATGGAGCAGATTGAACCGGTGCTGGCGGCCGGCGTGGACACCATCATGCTGGACAACTTCACGCTCGACGAGCTCAAAGCAGGCGTTGCGCAAGTTGGGGGCCGTGCCCGCGTGGAGGCCAGCGGCAACGTGAACCTGCAGACCGTGTCCGGGATCGCCGCCACCGGTGTGGACGTCATCTCCGTCGGCGGGCTGACGCACAGCGTGGCCGCTCTTGACCTGGGCCTTGATGTCGAGCTGACCGTGGATTGA
- a CDS encoding phosphoribosyltransferase has translation MNTRFEDRTDAGERLAAVLTQFRERPDAIVLGLVRGGIPVAAAAAKALYLPLGAVLVRKLGIPGHDETAYGALAWSQGRVVRLLNRPLINRILEHGVRQEWLDQVEERERAELLRRVERYPGTDHDLRGRTVLLLDDGLATGATMRAAAEAVRAAGAAQVVAAAPVGSVEAEASVSQICDAVLCLHLPGKFRAVGSFYRHFEQLTDEEAISLLRQ, from the coding sequence ATGAACACGCGTTTTGAAGACCGCACTGATGCTGGCGAGCGCCTCGCCGCAGTGCTGACGCAGTTCCGCGAGCGTCCCGACGCCATCGTCCTCGGACTTGTCCGTGGCGGTATTCCTGTCGCGGCAGCCGCGGCAAAAGCGCTCTACTTACCGCTGGGAGCCGTTCTGGTTCGCAAACTGGGAATTCCCGGCCATGATGAGACTGCTTACGGCGCCCTTGCCTGGTCCCAGGGCCGCGTGGTGCGGCTGCTCAACAGGCCGCTGATCAACCGGATCCTGGAGCACGGTGTGCGGCAGGAGTGGCTTGACCAGGTGGAGGAGCGGGAGCGCGCCGAACTTCTCCGTCGCGTTGAACGCTATCCGGGGACGGATCACGACCTCAGGGGCAGGACTGTCCTGTTGCTTGACGACGGACTGGCAACCGGAGCCACCATGAGAGCGGCGGCCGAAGCCGTCCGTGCGGCAGGGGCGGCGCAGGTCGTGGCCGCTGCCCCGGTGGGTTCCGTGGAGGCAGAAGCGTCAGTATCACAGATCTGCGACGCGGTCCTGTGCCTCCATCTGCCCGGGAAGTTCCGCGCCGTGGGCAGCTTTTACCGCCACTTCGAGCAGCTGACTGACGAGGAAGCCATCAGCCTGCTGCGCCAGTAG
- a CDS encoding NUDIX hydrolase, protein MYTSSANVAERQTAPPSLAISTVIFALRPSETSGRPTLWMPLVRRIREPFKGLWALPGGPLSHTESLQDAASRNLRETTGLAPSYLEQLYAFGGLHRSPSQRVVSIVYWALVQPTEAALADESENVKWFRADRLGELAFDHNAIVDYALWRLRNKLAYGSVAYHLLGEYFTLAQVREVYEAVLDRQLDPANFRRQIMSTPEIQETGEYLQGGKHRPPRLYRFTGRPGLDPDNRSTP, encoded by the coding sequence ATGTACACCAGTTCAGCAAACGTGGCCGAACGCCAGACGGCGCCTCCCTCACTTGCTATTTCGACGGTCATCTTTGCCCTTCGTCCCAGCGAAACCTCAGGCCGGCCCACGCTCTGGATGCCTTTGGTCCGGCGCATCCGCGAGCCCTTCAAAGGCCTTTGGGCGCTCCCGGGAGGACCGCTTTCGCACACCGAGTCCCTGCAGGATGCGGCGTCGCGGAACCTGCGGGAGACCACGGGACTGGCCCCCAGCTACCTTGAGCAGCTTTACGCCTTTGGCGGACTGCACCGCTCGCCCAGCCAGCGGGTTGTCTCGATTGTCTACTGGGCGCTCGTCCAGCCCACCGAGGCTGCGCTCGCCGACGAATCGGAGAACGTCAAGTGGTTCCGGGCGGACCGCCTCGGTGAACTCGCCTTTGACCACAACGCCATTGTTGATTACGCCCTCTGGCGCCTGCGCAACAAGCTGGCCTACGGCTCCGTGGCGTACCACCTGCTCGGCGAATATTTCACCCTGGCCCAGGTCCGCGAAGTCTATGAGGCCGTGCTGGACCGCCAACTGGACCCCGCCAACTTCCGCCGCCAGATCATGTCCACGCCGGAGATCCAAGAGACCGGCGAGTACCTCCAGGGCGGCAAACACCGTCCCCCACGCCTCTACCGCTTCACCGGCCGCCCCGGCCTCGACCCAGATAACAGGAGCACACCATGA
- the hpaB gene encoding 4-hydroxyphenylacetate 3-monooxygenase, oxygenase component, producing MGIRTGQQYLDKLNSMKPHVMIDGGLVTDNIADHPSFAKVARTYARLFDMQHDPVHQEALTYTSPTTGDLVNASFLVPRSVEDLQRRRRAISTWAEYSNGFLGRTGDYMNSALTALGAAEKWFSQADPKFGENIRNYYEWARENDTLATHTLIPPQVNRSVSGSEQLGGQLTARIVEEREDGIVISGARMLATIAPIADELLVFPSTVLRGTPEDGPYSYAVAIPNDAPGLRYLCRTSLYNGGSTHDEPLASRYEEMDAVAVFDNVFVPSDRIFMLGNPQLCNAFYTETGAGALMTHQVVTRTIAKSEFFLGLASELADSIGIDGFQHIQEDIAELIVDVEIGKALVRASEADAELNEAGVMLPRWSTLNAARNWYPKIAQRFPQIIRKFSASGLMALPGEADVNSEARADIDMYLQGKTLTGPERVRLFKLAFDASISGFSGRQSLYEYFFFGDPVRMAGAMVNSYDREPVRARIREFLARED from the coding sequence ATGGGCATCCGAACCGGCCAGCAGTACCTGGACAAACTCAATTCCATGAAGCCCCATGTCATGATCGACGGCGGCCTGGTCACTGACAACATCGCCGATCATCCGTCCTTTGCGAAGGTGGCCCGCACCTACGCCAGGCTCTTTGACATGCAGCACGATCCCGTCCATCAGGAGGCGTTGACATACACCTCGCCCACTACCGGTGACCTGGTGAACGCATCCTTCCTCGTGCCCAGGAGCGTGGAGGATCTGCAACGCCGCCGTCGAGCTATTTCAACCTGGGCTGAATACTCCAACGGATTCCTGGGCCGCACGGGGGATTACATGAACTCCGCCCTAACGGCCCTTGGCGCCGCCGAAAAGTGGTTTTCCCAGGCCGACCCGAAATTCGGCGAAAACATCCGGAACTACTACGAATGGGCCCGCGAAAACGATACTTTGGCGACGCATACCCTCATCCCGCCCCAGGTCAACCGCTCGGTCTCGGGATCTGAGCAGCTTGGCGGACAGCTTACGGCACGCATTGTGGAGGAGCGTGAGGACGGCATTGTGATCAGCGGCGCCCGCATGCTGGCAACCATCGCACCGATCGCCGACGAGCTGCTGGTGTTCCCCTCCACCGTGCTGCGCGGGACCCCGGAGGATGGCCCATACTCCTATGCGGTCGCCATTCCGAACGATGCTCCGGGCCTGCGCTACCTGTGCCGGACCTCGCTGTACAACGGGGGCAGCACGCACGATGAACCACTGGCATCCCGCTATGAGGAAATGGATGCGGTGGCCGTTTTCGACAACGTGTTTGTTCCCAGCGACCGGATCTTCATGCTTGGCAACCCGCAACTCTGCAACGCGTTCTATACCGAGACAGGTGCAGGCGCGCTCATGACCCATCAGGTGGTCACCCGGACCATCGCGAAGAGCGAGTTTTTCCTGGGCCTGGCTTCCGAGCTGGCGGATTCCATCGGCATCGACGGTTTCCAGCACATCCAGGAGGATATCGCCGAACTGATTGTCGACGTCGAAATCGGAAAGGCCCTGGTGCGGGCTTCGGAGGCGGACGCCGAGCTGAATGAGGCCGGAGTGATGCTGCCTAGGTGGTCCACGCTGAATGCCGCACGGAACTGGTATCCGAAGATCGCGCAGCGGTTCCCGCAGATTATCCGGAAGTTTTCGGCGTCGGGCCTGATGGCACTCCCTGGTGAAGCCGACGTCAACAGCGAGGCCAGGGCCGATATTGACATGTACCTGCAGGGCAAGACCCTTACCGGACCGGAGCGGGTGCGCCTGTTCAAGCTGGCCTTTGACGCCTCCATATCGGGGTTTTCGGGCCGCCAATCCCTCTACGAGTACTTCTTCTTCGGAGACCCTGTCCGGATGGCGGGGGCGATGGTCAACAGCTACGACCGCGAGCCAGTCCGTGCGAGGATCCGCGAATTCCTTGCCCGCGAGGACTGA
- a CDS encoding MFS transporter gives MTATSSVDSETGPSSKHEERKVLAGTLVGTTIEWYDFFIFAQLTGTLLSPLFLTPLQQSNPGLAQILSFALIGISFLFRPLGAVVAGHLGDKLGRKAMLVFTLVTMGAATALIGILPTYSQIGVLAPVLLIALRVVQGFSAGGEWGGAALMAVEHAPMSKRGIFGAYPQIGVPIGMILATGLLFFLNSGMSKEDFAAWGWRVPFLLSIVLIVVGYLIRRAVAESPVFREMAARKAESRAPLGELIRHHKTPVLHSTMIFIANNAAGYLLIAFFISYATRALQMPVPQVLLATTLASFGWLVFTLVGGWLSDRIGRVKTFLTGYAIIFAWMIPMFALIDTKNILLYGLALFVLTIGLGLSYGPMSAMYAEMFPANVRYSGISIGYAFGAILGGAFAASIAEWLLQATKWTGSIGIYIMILCVISSVGVLLAKETKGKLLGVSRH, from the coding sequence ATGACCGCAACTTCCTCCGTTGATTCTGAAACGGGCCCCAGCAGCAAACATGAGGAACGCAAGGTCCTCGCCGGGACTCTGGTCGGCACCACCATCGAGTGGTACGACTTCTTCATCTTTGCGCAGCTGACGGGCACGCTGCTGTCACCCTTGTTCCTTACCCCGCTGCAGCAGTCCAATCCCGGCCTGGCGCAAATCCTCTCCTTCGCGCTCATCGGCATCAGCTTCCTTTTCCGTCCGCTTGGAGCCGTCGTTGCCGGCCACCTGGGAGACAAGCTGGGACGCAAGGCGATGCTGGTGTTCACGCTCGTAACGATGGGCGCCGCCACGGCCCTCATCGGCATCCTGCCCACCTACAGTCAGATCGGCGTCCTCGCTCCGGTCCTGCTGATTGCCCTTCGTGTCGTCCAGGGTTTCTCGGCCGGCGGCGAATGGGGCGGTGCTGCCCTGATGGCCGTCGAACATGCACCCATGAGCAAGCGCGGAATCTTCGGGGCCTACCCGCAGATCGGCGTTCCCATCGGAATGATCCTGGCCACCGGCCTGCTGTTCTTCCTTAACAGCGGCATGTCCAAAGAGGACTTTGCCGCCTGGGGCTGGCGTGTTCCGTTCCTGCTGTCCATCGTGCTGATCGTGGTGGGTTACCTCATTCGCCGTGCTGTGGCCGAGAGCCCGGTCTTCAGGGAGATGGCGGCCCGCAAAGCCGAGAGCAGGGCACCACTGGGCGAGCTGATCCGCCATCACAAGACGCCGGTGCTCCACTCGACCATGATCTTCATCGCCAATAATGCTGCCGGCTACCTCCTGATTGCCTTCTTCATTTCCTACGCCACCCGGGCCCTGCAGATGCCCGTGCCACAGGTTCTGCTCGCCACGACGCTCGCGTCCTTCGGCTGGCTGGTCTTCACCCTCGTCGGGGGCTGGCTTTCGGACCGCATTGGACGCGTCAAGACCTTCCTTACCGGCTACGCCATCATCTTCGCGTGGATGATCCCGATGTTCGCCCTCATCGACACCAAGAACATCCTGCTCTATGGACTGGCGCTGTTCGTGCTGACAATCGGCCTGGGATTGTCGTACGGCCCCATGTCCGCCATGTACGCAGAGATGTTCCCGGCTAATGTCCGGTACTCAGGCATCTCGATCGGCTACGCGTTCGGTGCCATCCTGGGCGGTGCTTTCGCTGCCAGCATTGCTGAGTGGCTGCTGCAGGCCACGAAATGGACGGGATCTATCGGCATCTACATCATGATCCTCTGCGTTATCTCCTCGGTCGGCGTTCTGCTGGCAAAGGAGACCAAGGGAAAGCTGCTGGGAGTCAGCAGGCACTAG